Proteins from one Hoplias malabaricus isolate fHopMal1 chromosome 2, fHopMal1.hap1, whole genome shotgun sequence genomic window:
- the LOC136687330 gene encoding NLR family CARD domain-containing protein 3-like produces the protein MSVKSENFMMDPQTFSSEEETLESRLRIIKVESLNPCGSQEQLNISPSSSQRLQTVKAEPPEPNCVSVKSEDSTFLPPDFNNERTVSDLRLQIIKAEPLEPCVYEQEILNASSSSPQRLQIIKAEAPEPRCVSVKSENSTFLPPEISNERTSSVMRLQTVKAEPQEPQQQQLNVSPSSPQRLQTIKSEPLEPSGVSVKRENPVSSDLSSGRDVLPQNQSRCGMCEQVQADPVSITCGHTFCKQCFKSLWDQSFHSRSLTCPCCRKRFKICYVQHPPKEEPMELDEGTDVLLSIPERNKISLKNKYKKLFEGLRTQGNKLLFRTVYTQLYIIEGEREGVNEEHEVSHIENKPWKQHLPYTPIHFLDIFNPAPCTMGEMEEDNIRAVTVEEDMKHEETKEEIYPQVEKPKSVLTKGIAGIGKTVSVQKFILDWAEGKANQDIEFMFVLPFRELNLIKGKKSSLHGLLCTLHPALRGLDARQYNMCKTMFIFDGLDESRIPLKFSECEKVSEVTKVSSVAALVTNLIRGDLLPSAHIWITSRPAAANQIPSQYISRVTEIQGFNDPQKEEYFRKRISDQHQANSVISHMNTTRSLHIMCHIPVFCWISANVLQRIMKQGATEIPKTLTAMYSHFLCTQTFMRNVKYEEGDQGSALQEQVRSNRNMFLKLSKLAFKQLMKGNVVFYEGDLRECGIDVTEASVYSGICTEIFREESVLYQRKVYCFVHLSFQEFLAAFYVFQSYVSNNMEELHVLKLGKTMQSDSVSLDELLKGAVRTALKSKNGYLDLFLRFLVGISLESNQQLLQDLLTHTVSSSESIKKTIQYIERMIQTDDLPSERSSNLLFCLTEMNHCFVSSKIQERLKSQKRSNKRLSTGDCLVLAYMLVNSDEVLDELDLRNYNTTEKGHWRLIPAVRNCRKAVLPHCNLSMNSCETLYSALKSPNSLLKELEFSKTHLQDSGVKLICEALKSSNCKLETLRFSGCDLSINSYESLCSALKSINSPLKVLELSNTDLQDSGVKLISETLNCSDCKLETLRLTDCKFTLNSYVTLSSVFKSLNSPKELDPSDTDLHNSGLRLVSEGNKTSGCTLEIIRLNGYKLTMNSFEVHFSALKSPNSSLKELDLSDTELQESEVKLISDGLNSLTVQLEVLRFCGCKLSMNSYKTIHCALKSSNSSLKELDLRNTELQDSGVELISEALKSSNCKLETLRLTDCKFTLNCYETLCSALKSEGNKNSECKLEIIRLNGYKLTMNSCEVHFSALKSPNSSLKELNLSNIELQESEVKLISDGLKNSNCQMEILRLTMCELGEKSCEDLGSVLLEYSSLKEMDLSNNDLQDSGVEKLCAGLKSSHCKLETLRLSGCMVTEKGCAFLASALCSNPSHLKELDLSYNHPGDTGVKLLSVKLKDPNCRLNTLRLEQAGVFRIKPGLKKYACELTLDPNTVNTRLSLSEGNRKAERVKEKQTYPGHPDRFSYWQQVMCRESLTGRCYWETEWSGEVNISVAYKSIRRKGVSFDCLFGANEKSWNLECSSNCYSVLHDKDRTSIPPPPYSSNRAGVYVDYEAGTLSFYSVSTDTHTLSHLYTLQITFMEPLNVGFTLWCSESSVTLCEIK, from the exons atgtctgtgaagagtgagaACTTTATGATGGATCCTCAAACCTTCAGCAGTGAAGAGGAAACATTGGAATCAAG ACTCCGGATTATCAAAGTAGAATCTCTAAATCCCTGTGGCTCTCAAGAACAACTCAATATTTCTCCCTCATCATCTCAAAG ACTTCAGACTGTCAAAGCAGAACCGCCAGAGCCCAATTGTGTTTCTGTGAAGAGCGAAGACTCCACGTTTCTCCCTCCTGATTTCAATAATGAAAGAACTGTTTCTGACCTGAG ACTCCAGATTATTAAAGCAGAACCGCTAGAGCCCTGTGTCTATGAACAGGAAATACTCAACGCTTCTTCCTCCTCACCTCAAAG ATTGCAGATTATTAAAGCAGAAGCACCAGAGCCCAGGTgcgtgtctgtgaagagtgaaaACTCAACGTTTCTCCCTCCTGAAATCAGTAATGAAAGAACTAGTTCTGTCATGAG ACTCCAAACAGTCAAAGCAGAACCTCAAGAGCCTCAGCAGCAACAACTCAATGTTTCTCCCTCTTCACCTCAAAG ACTGCAGACAATTAAATCAGAACCCCTGGAGCCCAGCGGTGTGTCTGTGAAGAGAGAAAACCCAGTCAGTTCTGACCTGAG CTCTGGGAGAGATGTGCTACCCCAGAATCAGTCCAGGTGTGGAATGTGCGAGCAGGTTCAGGCAGATCCAGTCTCtatcacctgtggacacacatTTTGTAAGCAGTGCTTTAAGAGCCTTTGGGACCAGTCTTTCCACTCACGATCTTTGACCTGTCCCTGTTGCCGAAAGAGATTTAAAATATGCTATGTTCAACATCCACCCAAAGAGGAGCCCATGGAGTTGGATGAAGGCACAGATGTCCTGCTCAGCATCCCAGAaagaaacaaaatcagcctgaagAACAAATACAAAAAGTTGTTTGAGGGATTAAGAACACAAGGGAATAAACTCCTCTTCAGAACAGtttacactcagctctacatcattgagggagagagagaaggagtgaaTGAAGAACATGAAGTTTCACATATAGAAAACAAACCCTGGAAACAACACTTGCCATATACACCAATTCACTTTTTAGACATATTTAATCCTGCACCATGTACGATGGGTGAAATGGAAGAAGACAACATCAGAGCTGTGACAGTTGAAGAAGATATGAAACATgaagaaacaaaagaagaaaTATATCCACAAGTGGAAAAACCTAAAAGCGTTCTGACTAAAGGCATTGCTGGCATtggaaaaactgtctctgtgcagaagttcattctggactgggctGAAGGAAAAGCCAATCAGGATATAGAGTTCATGTTTGTGCTTCCATTCCGAGAGCTGAACCTGATAAAAGGCAAAAAGTCAAGTCTTCATGGACTTCTGTGTACCCTCCATCCTGCTCTTCGAGGTCTGGACGCAAGGCAATATAACATGTGTAAAACTATGTTCATATTTGACGGCCTCGATGAAAGCAGAATTCCACTGAAGTTctcagagtgtgagaaagtgtcaGAAGTGACCAAAGTGTCTTCAGTGGCCGCGTTGGTTACAAACCTCATCAGAGGAGacctgcttccctctgctcacaTCTGGATAACCTCCAgaccagcagcagccaatcagatcccctCTCAGTACATCAGCCGTGTGACAGAAATTCAGGGATTCAATGATCCACAGAAGgaggagtacttcaggaagaggATTAGTGACCAACACCAAGCCAACAGTGTCATCTCCCACATGAACACAACAAGGAGTCTCcacatcatgtgccacattccagtcttctgctggatctcagcAAATGTGCTTCAGCGAATCATGAAACAAGGGGCCACAGAAATCCCTAAAACTCTGACTGCAATGTACTCACACTTCCTGTGCACTCAGACATTCATgaggaatgtgaaatatgaggAGGGAGATCAGGGAAGTGCTCTACAGGAACAAGTGAGATCCAACAGGAACATGTTTCTGAAACTGTCTAAACTGGctttcaaacagctgatgaaggGCAATGTGGTGTTCTATGAAGGTGACCTGAGAGAGTGTGggattgatgtcactgaggcctCGGTGTACTCTGGGATTTGCACTGAGATCTTTAGGGAGGAGTCTGTGCTTTACCAGAGGAAGGTTTACTGCTTTGTGCATCTGAGCTTTCAGGAGTTCCTGGCTGCTTTCTATGTGTTTCAAAGCTATGTGAGCAACAACATGGAGGAActgcatgttttaaaacttGGAAAAACAATGCAGTCTGACAGTGTTTCACTGGACGAGCTGTTGAAGGGAGCTGTGCGTACAGCTTTAAAGAGTAAGAATGGTTATCTGGATCTGTTTCTCCGTTTTCTGGTGGGCATCTCACTGGAGTCCAACCAACAACTCCTGCAGgacctactgacacacacagtgagcagcTCTGAGAGCATCAAGAAAACAATTCAGTACATTGAACGCATGATACAAACAGACGATCTTCCTTCTGAGCGATCTAGCAACCTGTTATTCTGTCTCACTGAAATGAATCACTGCTTTGTATCTAGTAAAATTCAAGAGCGTCTCAAATCACAGAAACGCTCAAATAAGAGACTGTCTACTGGAGATTGTTTAGTTTTAGCCTACATGCTCGTGAATTCAGACGAGGTGCTGGATGAACTGGACTTGAGGAATTACAACACCACTGAGAAGGGTCATTGGAGATTGATTCCAGCTGTGAGGAACTGCAGAAAGGCTGT ATTGCCTCACTGTAATCTCTCCATGAATTCCTGTGAAACTCTCTACTCtgctctgaaatcaccaaactcactcctgaaagagctggagttCAGTAAGACtcacctgcaggattcaggagtaaAGCTGATTTGTGAGGCACTGAAGAGTTCgaactgtaaactggagacgcTCAG ATTTTCTGGCTGTGATCTGTCCATAAATTCCTATGAAAGTCTTTGCTCTGCTCTGAAATCAAtaaactcacccctgaaagtGCTGGAGCTCAGTAacactgacctgcaggattcaggagtgaagctgatctcAGAGACACTGAACTGttcagactgtaaactggagacactcag ACTCACGGATTGTAAATTCACCCTGAATTCCTATGTTACTCTTAGCTCTGTTTTTAAATCACTAAACTCACCAAAAGAGCTGGACcccagtgacactgacctgcACAATTCAGGATTGAGATTGGTGTCTGAAGGAAATAAGACTTCAGGCTGTACACTGGAGATAATTAG ACTGAATGGATATAAACTCACCATGAATTCCTTTGAAGTTCActtctctgctctgaaatcaccaaactcctccctgaaagagctggacctcagtgaCACTGAGCTCCAGGAATCCGAAGTAAAGCTGATTTCTGATGGACTGAATAGTTTAACTGTTCAGCTGGAGGTGCTCAG ATTCTGTGGCTGTAAACTGTCCATGAATTCCTATAAAACTATCCACTGTGCTCTGAAATCCTCAAACTcatccctgaaagagctggacctaagaaacactgagctgcaggacTCAGGAGTGGAGCTGATCTCTGAGGCACTAAAGAGTTCAAattgtaaactggagacactcag ACTCACAGATTGTAAATTCACCCTGAATTGCTATGAaactctctgctctgctctgaagtCAGAGGGAAATAAGAATTCAGAATGTAAACTGGAAATAATCAG ACTGAATGGATATAAACTCACAATGAATTCCTGTGAAGTTCActtctctgctctgaaatcaccaaactcctccctgaaagagctgaacCTCAGTAACATTGAGCTCCAGGAATCAGAAGTGAAGCTGATTTCTGACGGACTGAAGAATTCAAACTGTCAGATGGAGATACTCAG ACTAACTATGTGTGAACTTGGGGAAAAATCTTGTGAAGATCTGGGGTCAGTTTTACTGGAATATTCCTCCCTGAAAGAaatggacctcagtaacaatgacctgcaggattcaggagtggagaagctctgtgctggactgaagagttcacactgtaaattGGAGACGCTCAG ATTGTCTGGTTGTATGGTTACAGAGAAAGGCTGTGCTTTTCTGGCTTCAGCTCTGTGCTCAAACCCCTCACACCTGAAAGAATTGGATCTCAgctacaatcacccaggagacacaggagtgaagctgctctCTGTTAAACTAAAGGATCCAAACTGCAGACTGAACACACTCAG GTTGGAGCAAGCAGGAGTGTTCAGGATAAAACCCGGACTAAAAAAAT ATGCCTGTGAGCTCACACTGGACCCAAATACAGTGAACAcacgtctctctctgtctgaggggaACAGGAAGGCGGAGCGTGTGAAGGAGAAACAAACGTATCCTGGTCATCCAGATAGATTCAGTTACTGGCAGCAGGTTATGTGCAGAGAGAGTCtgactggacgctgttactgggagaCTGAGTGGAGTGGGGAGGTTAATATTTCAGTGGCGTATAAATCAATCAGAAGAAAGGGAGTCAGTTTTGACTGTTTGTTTGGCGCAAATGAAAAGTCCTGGAATCTGGAGTGCTCTAGTAACTGTTACTCTGTACTTCACGATAAGGACAGAACTTCTATCCCTCCTCCTCCCTACAGCTCTAACAGAGCAGGAGTGTATGTGGACTATGAGGCCGGCACGCTGTCTTTCTACAGCGtttccactgacacacacacactctcacacttatACACACTCCAAATCACATTTATGGAACCTCTAAATGTTGGATTTACTCTTTGGTGTTCGGAGTCCTCAGTGACATTGTGTGAGATAAAATAG
- the LOC136687331 gene encoding NACHT, LRR and PYD domains-containing protein 3-like yields MKISSPMMETHKRSSGGQASQLKVKRTASPAPGGELVKRCRYSSGEEKTQNISSNSSGQRRRRNRRRRNRRRRRNTFIDPHREISSLHLTPPWGKRAASPGPGGGLAKRCRYIMKSKDINSGEEKTWTLGITSSVKSRRETQRPISPGFSCVSMKSDHSMSQPLYFSSIPVSSVLKQKFIPVEGTGELQNPPELTHDVLVSFSEINKISLKNKYESLFEGFRTQENKILLNRVYTQLYIIEGEREGVNEEHEVLQIEKTSRKHRHDIPINCNDIFEYTLKPVLDGNERDKKGINLRTVLTKGIAGIGKTVSVQKFILDWAEGKANQDIEFMFVLPFRELNLIKDKQYSLHGLLCDLHPELRGLDTKDYDVCKTVFIFDGLDESRIPLKFSECEKVSDVTKMSSVNVLITNLIKGDLLPSAHIWITSRPAAANQIPSQYISCVTEIQGFNDPQKEEYFRKRISDQHQADSVISHIKMTRSLHIMCHIPVFCWISATVLQRIMKQGTTEIPKTLTAMYSHFLCTQTIMRKEKYEEEDERGTLQELLRSNRNMFLKLSELAFKQLMEGNVMFYEDDLRECGIDVTEASVYSGICTEIFREESVLYQRKVYCFVHLSFQEFLAAFYVFHCYVNKNMQELHFLKPRSMKPFESVNKNMEVLRLFKPQDTNWSHRVSLDELLKGAVRTALKSKTGHLDLFLRFLVGISLESNQKLLQVLLTHRVNSSENIKKTIQYIKHIIQKEDPPSDRSINLLFSLTEMNDSLLSSKLQDYLKTEKHSKTPLSSGECLALAYMLVNSDEVLDELDLRKYNTTEKGYWRLIPAVSNCRKAVLSGYNLSVSSCETLCSALKSPNTFLKELDLSNTHLRDTGVKLICETLQSSNCKLETLRLTDCQYTRNSCKALCSALKSPNTSLKELDLSKNDLQDSGVKLISGGLKSSNCKLETLRLTGCKLTMSSCGTLFSALNSPNSSLKELDLSSNDLKDSGVKLLSDALKRSKCKLETLRLAWCNFGEKSCENLGSVLLVNSSLKELDLSNNDLLDSGVEKLSAGLKSSHCKLVILRLSGCMVTEEGCASLASALSSNPSHLKVLDLTYNHPGDTGEMLLLNKLEEPHCRLKTLRLEHAGEIRIKPGPRKYACKLTLDPNTVNRELSLFAGNRNVKRMRRTQWSYPDHPERFNVWNQVLCRENLTGPCYWETKRSGGRVYIAVACRSITRKGNKNDSCFGRNEKSWILSCCNNYYAVCHNNNGTLVSPPPSSSNRVGVYVDHEAGTLSFYSVSPDTHTLTNLHTLHTTFTEPLCAGFYLWDTESTLDLCQIE; encoded by the exons ATGAAGATTAGTAGTCCCATGATGGAAACTCACAAGCGTAGCAGTGGAGGACAAGCCTCTCAGCTAAA GGTGAAGAGAACAGCATCTCCAGCACCTGGGGGTGAACTTGTTAAACGGTGCCGATATAGCAGtggagaagaaaaaacacagaacatcAGTTCAAATAGTTCTGGGCAGAG aagaagaagaaacagaagaagaagaaacagaagaagaagaagaaacacctttattgatccccataGGGAAATttcttctctgcatttaacccctccatg GGGGAAGAGAGCAGCATCTCCAGGACCTGGGGGTGGGCTTGCTAAGAGGTGCAGATACATTATGAAGTCTAAAGACATCAACAgtggagaagaaaaaacatGGACCCTCGGTATAACTAGTTCTGTGAAGAG TAggcgagagacacagagaccaATTTCTCCAGGTTTCAGCTGTGTGTCGATGAAAAGTGACCATTCCATGAGTCAACCTTTATATTTCAGCAGTATTCCAGTGTCTTCTGTTTTGAA ACAGAAGTTTATACCAGTGGAAGGAACTGGAGAACTACAAAATCCACCTGAACTAACACATGATGTCCTGGTCAGTTTctcagaaataaacaaaattagCCTGAAGAACAAGTACGAGAGCTTATTTGAGGGATTCAGAACACAAGAGAATAAAATTCTCCTGAACAGGGtttacactcagctctacatcatcgagggagagagggaaggagtgaATGAAGAACATGAAGTTTTACAGATTGAAAAGACTTCTAGGAAACATCGACATGATATTCCAATCAACTGCAATGACATTTTTGAATACACACTCAAGCCCGTGCTTGATGGAAATGAAAGAGATAAAAAAGGCATAAATCTAAGAACCGTTCTGACTAAAGGCATTGCTGGCATtggaaaaactgtctctgtgcagaagttcattctggactgggctGAAGGAAAAGCCAATCAGGATATAGAGTTCATGTTTGTGCTTCCATTCCGAGAGCTGAACCTGATTAAAGACAAACAGTACAGTCTTCATGGACTTCTGTGTGACCTCCATCCTGAGCTCCGAGGTCTGGACACAAAGGATTATGacgtgtgtaaaactgtgttcATATTTGACGGCCTTGATGAAAGCAGAATTCCACTGAAGTTctcagagtgtgagaaagtgtcaGACGTGACCAAAATGTCTTCAGTGAACGTGTTGATTACAAACCTCATCAAAGGAGacctgcttccctctgctcacaTCTGGATAACCTCCAgaccagcagcagccaatcagatcccctCTCAGTACAtcagctgtgtgacagaaatTCAGGGATTCAATGATCCACAGAAGgaggagtacttcaggaagaggATTAGTGACCAACACCAAGCCGACAGTGTCATCTCCCACATTAAGATGACGAGGAGTCTCcacatcatgtgccacattccagtcttctgctggatctcTGCAACTGTGCTTCAGCGAATCATGAAACAAGGGACCACAGAAATCCCTAAAACTCTGACTGCAATGTACTCACACTTCCTGTGCACTCAGACAATCATGAGGAAGGAGAAGtatgaggaggaagatgagagaggaACTCTACAGGAACTCCTGAGATCCAACAGGAACATGTTTCTGAAACTGTCTGAACTGGCTTTCAAACAGCTGATGGAGGGCAATGTGATGTTCTATGAAGACGACCTGAGAGAGTGTGggattgatgtcactgaggcctcagtgtaCTCTGGGATTTGCACTGAGATCTTTAGGGAGGAGTCTGTGCTTTACCAGAGGAAGGTTTACTGCTTTGTGCATCTGAGCTTTCAGGAGTTCCTGGCTGCTTtctatgtgtttcactgctatGTGAACAAGAACATGCAGGAGCTGCACTTTTTGAAACCTCGAAGCATGAAGCCGTTTGAGAGTGTGAACAAGAACATGGAGGTGCTGCGTCTTTTCAAGCCTCAAGATACAAATTGGTCTCACAGAGTTTCACTGGACGAGCTGCTGAAGGGAGCTGTGCGTACAGCTTTAAAGAGCAAGACTGGACACCTCGATCTGTTTCTCCGTTTTCTGGTGGGCATCTCTCTAGAGTCCAATCAAAAACTTTTGCAGGTCCTACTGACGCACAGAGTGAACAGTTCAGAGAACATAAAGAAAACCATTCAGTACATCAAACATATAATACAAAAAGAGGATCCTCCTTCTGACAGGTCTATTAACTTGCTCTTTTCTCTCACTGAAATGAATGACTCCCTTTTATCCAGTAAACTTCAGGATTATCTCAAGACAGAGAAACACTCAAAAACACCGCTGTCTTCTGGAGAATGTTTAGCATTAGCCTACATGCTCGTGAACTCAGATGAGGTGCTGGATGAACTGGATTTGAGGAAGTACAACACCACTGAAAAGGGTTATTGGAGACTGATCCCAGCTGTGAGTAACTGCAGAAAGGCAGT ATTGTCTGGCTATAACCTGTCTGTGAGTTCATGTGAAACTCTCTGCTCTGCTTTGAAATCACCGAATACATTCCTGAaggagctggacctcagtaacactCACCTGCGGGATAcaggagtgaagctgatctgtgagacactacagagttcaaactgtaaactggagactctcag ACTCACAGATTGTCAGTACACCAGGAACTCTTGCAAAGCTCTCTGCTCTGCTTTAAAATCACCAAACAcatccctgaaagagctggacctcagtaaaaATGACCTGCAGGACTCTGGAGTAAAGCTGATCTCTGgtggactgaagagttcaaacTGTAAattggagacactcag ACTGACTGGTTGTAAACTCACTATGAGTTCCTGTGGAACTCTCTTTTCTGCTCTGAATTCACCAAACTCGTCCCtaaaagagctggacctcagtagcAATGACCTGAaagattcaggagtgaagctgctctCTGATGCACTGAAACGTTCAAaatgtaaactggagacactcag ACTAGCTTGGTGTAATTTTGGGGAAAAGTCTTGTGAAAACCTGGGGtcagttttactggtgaactcctccctgaaagaactggacctcagtaacaatgacctgctggattcaggagtggagaagctctctgctggactgaagagttcacactgtaaactggtgATACTCAG ATTGTCTGGTTGTATGGTTACAGAGGAAGGCTGTGCTTCTCTAGCTTCAGCTCTGAGCTCAAACCCCTCTCATCTGAAAGTACTGGATCTGACctacaatcacccaggagacACCGGAGAGATGCTGCTCTTGAATAAACTTGAGGAACCACATTGCAGATTGAAAACCCTCAG gtTGGAACATGCAGGAGAGATCAGGATAAAACCAGGACCAAGAAAAT aTGCTTGCAAGCTCACACTTGACCCAAACACAGTGAACAGAGAACTCTCACTGTTTGCTGGGAACAGGAATGTGAAGCGTATGAGGAGGACACAATGGTCGTATCCtgatcatccagagagattTAATGTTTGGAACCAGGTTCTGTGTAGAGAAAATCTGACTGGACCCTGTTACTGGGAAACTAAACGGAGTGGGGGAAGGGTCTATATTGCAGTGGCGTGTAGATCAATCACGAGAAAAGGAAACAAGAATGACAGCTGCTTTGGACGAAATGAGAAGTCCTGGATTCTGAGTTGCTGTAATAACTATTACGCTGTTTGTCACAATAATAATGGAACTCTtgtctctcctcctccctccagctctaacagagtaggagtgtatgtggaTCATGAGgctggcactctgtccttctacagcgtctcacctgacacacacacactaacaaacttacacacactccacaccacaTTCACGGAACCCCTCTGTGCTGGGTTTTATCTTTGGGATACAGAGTCCACATTGGATTTGTGTCAGATAGAATAG